The following proteins come from a genomic window of Haloarcula salinisoli:
- a CDS encoding permease, translated as MQTAIVDGIFESLRIGFGFLWTAAWAIIMGLVITSLVQVYVSKERMARVLGEETVGGVTKATLFGAASSGCSFGAIAIGKGLFKKGAHVVNVLAFMFASTNLIVELGLMILILLGWEFLVAELLGGVILIAVMAVLVHLTLPENLFDEVRQTLNDRDHDHGITEDPTCGMEGKDEYSLVTDGGETLKFCSEGCMETYEQEAASSGGWRDELLSWGGWYKIGNQYRKEWSMIWKDVVAGFLVSGFVIVFVPQSVWNTLFLQGEGVLVSAENAIMGVAIAVISFVGSMGNVPFAVALWGGGISFAGVIAFVYADLITIPVLNVYRKYYGWKVMLYILGVFFVTMAFTGFLMEELFDVLGIVPDLAGGQTATEQTYFEFNYTFYLNVIAFALSGFLLYVYRRGLGAPGQYRDPVCGMRTDNSGPSITHDGETYYFCSERCKQSFDEHPTEFSDQHPHVSEGGGADSHDH; from the coding sequence ATGCAAACTGCCATCGTCGACGGGATTTTCGAATCCTTACGGATCGGGTTCGGCTTCCTTTGGACAGCGGCGTGGGCCATCATCATGGGCCTCGTCATCACGAGTCTCGTGCAGGTCTACGTCTCGAAGGAACGGATGGCTCGAGTACTGGGCGAGGAGACTGTGGGTGGCGTCACGAAAGCGACGTTGTTTGGCGCTGCAAGCAGCGGGTGTAGCTTCGGTGCGATTGCTATCGGGAAAGGGCTGTTCAAGAAGGGGGCACACGTGGTGAACGTCCTCGCCTTCATGTTCGCCTCGACGAATCTCATCGTCGAGCTGGGGCTGATGATTCTCATCCTGCTTGGCTGGGAGTTCCTCGTCGCGGAACTGCTCGGTGGTGTCATTCTCATCGCGGTGATGGCGGTCCTTGTCCATTTGACCCTCCCGGAGAATCTCTTCGACGAAGTCAGACAGACGCTCAACGACCGTGACCACGACCACGGTATTACCGAGGACCCGACCTGCGGGATGGAAGGCAAAGACGAGTACTCGCTGGTGACCGATGGGGGCGAGACGCTGAAGTTCTGCTCGGAAGGCTGTATGGAGACCTACGAGCAGGAAGCCGCCAGCAGCGGCGGGTGGCGCGATGAACTCTTGTCGTGGGGCGGCTGGTACAAGATCGGCAATCAGTACCGCAAGGAGTGGTCGATGATATGGAAGGACGTCGTAGCCGGCTTTCTCGTCTCAGGGTTCGTCATCGTGTTCGTTCCACAATCAGTGTGGAACACGCTGTTCCTCCAGGGCGAGGGTGTACTCGTTAGCGCCGAGAACGCAATCATGGGCGTCGCTATCGCCGTCATCAGCTTCGTCGGAAGCATGGGTAACGTCCCATTCGCCGTCGCCCTATGGGGCGGGGGTATCAGCTTTGCCGGCGTCATTGCGTTCGTCTACGCGGACCTCATCACGATTCCCGTCCTGAACGTCTACCGAAAGTACTACGGCTGGAAGGTGATGCTGTACATCCTCGGCGTCTTCTTCGTGACGATGGCTTTCACGGGCTTTCTCATGGAAGAACTGTTCGACGTGCTCGGTATCGTCCCAGACCTCGCGGGCGGACAGACTGCGACAGAACAGACATACTTTGAGTTCAACTACACGTTCTACCTCAACGTCATCGCGTTTGCCCTCTCGGGGTTCCTGCTCTACGTCTACCGTCGAGGACTCGGTGCCCCCGGTCAGTATCGTGACCCCGTCTGTGGGATGCGAACCGACAATAGCGGGCCGAGTATTACCCACGACGGGGAGACGTACTACTTCTGTTCGGAGCGCTGCAAGCAGTCCTTCGACGAGCACCCGACAGAGTTCTCAGACCAACACCCACACGTTTCTGAAGGGGGTGGGGCCGACAGCCATGACCATTGA
- a CDS encoding heavy metal translocating P-type ATPase encodes MSKRKSHVDIQGMSCANCAQTITDAVTSVDGVSDANINFATDEGSVEYDPDEVSLDQVFDAIEEAGYTPITDSVTIGITDMTCANCSETVEDALGQTPGVVAADVNFATDEAQVTYNPAEASRSDLYDAIQEAGYSPVREGGDTNDGSDGDAREAARQEEIRRQLRLTLFGAGLSLPLLVFMADHLLGLGLVGDELFGVPSGWIAFVLATPVQLVLGKPFYENSYKALVKNGRANMDVLIALGSTTAYVYSVAVLLEVIAGGLYFDTAAFILVFITLGNYLEARSKGQAGEALRKLLEMEADTATVVDEDGNEEEIPLEDVEVGDRMKVRPGEQIPTDGVVVDGQSAVDESMVTGESVPVEKGEGDEVVGSTINENGVLVVEATKVGKDTALQQIVQTVKEAQSRQPDIQNLADRISAYFVPAVIANAVLWGIVWYLFPEVLAGFVDALPLWGLVAGGPVAAGGVSIFEFAIIVFASSVLIACPCALGLATPAATMVGTTIGAQHGVLFKGGDILERAKDVDTVVFDKTGTLTEGQMELTDVVVFDGEGQPVADGGDPAVDGGQLTTHDQLSEDDVLRLAATAESGSEHPLARAIVDGAEDRGIDVTDPDDFENVPGHGIIATVSNSEVLVGNRKLLRDNGIDPSPAEDTMERLENEGKTAMLVAYEGKLVGVVADADTVKESAKDAVSQLQERRVDVMMITGDNERTARAVAEQVGIDPENVRAEVLPEDKSNAVEAIQNDGRKAMMVGDGVNDAPALAVAYVGTAIGSGTDVAIEAADVTLMRDDPLDVVKAIRISDATLVKIKQNLVWALGYNTAMIPLASLGLLQPVLAAGAMAFSSVSVLSNSLLFRRYTPDHDYELLGWFR; translated from the coding sequence ATGAGTAAGCGAAAAAGCCACGTCGACATCCAGGGGATGAGTTGTGCGAACTGCGCACAGACAATCACCGATGCAGTCACCTCGGTTGACGGCGTCTCGGACGCGAACATCAACTTCGCGACCGACGAGGGGAGCGTCGAATACGATCCCGACGAGGTATCGCTCGACCAAGTCTTCGATGCTATAGAAGAGGCCGGGTACACGCCAATTACGGATTCGGTGACGATCGGTATCACCGATATGACGTGTGCCAACTGTTCGGAGACAGTAGAAGATGCACTTGGGCAGACGCCGGGTGTCGTTGCGGCCGATGTCAACTTCGCGACTGACGAGGCACAGGTCACGTATAACCCGGCCGAAGCGAGCCGCTCGGATCTATACGATGCTATCCAGGAGGCTGGCTACTCACCCGTACGTGAAGGTGGTGACACTAATGACGGTTCTGACGGTGATGCACGAGAGGCTGCTCGACAAGAAGAAATCCGTCGGCAACTCCGACTGACGCTGTTCGGCGCTGGACTATCCCTTCCCTTGCTGGTGTTCATGGCAGACCATCTGCTGGGGCTCGGACTCGTGGGCGACGAGCTCTTTGGCGTTCCATCCGGTTGGATAGCGTTTGTCCTGGCGACGCCCGTCCAACTAGTGCTCGGCAAGCCGTTCTACGAGAACTCCTACAAAGCGCTCGTCAAGAACGGCCGTGCCAATATGGACGTCCTGATTGCGCTGGGCTCGACGACCGCGTACGTCTACTCCGTGGCGGTTCTGCTTGAGGTAATCGCCGGCGGACTGTACTTCGACACCGCGGCGTTCATTCTCGTCTTCATCACGCTTGGAAACTACCTCGAAGCCCGCTCGAAGGGACAGGCCGGCGAGGCACTCCGCAAGTTGCTGGAAATGGAGGCTGACACCGCCACTGTCGTTGATGAGGACGGAAACGAGGAGGAAATTCCGCTCGAAGATGTCGAGGTTGGTGATCGGATGAAGGTCCGCCCCGGCGAGCAGATTCCGACTGACGGAGTCGTTGTCGATGGGCAAAGTGCCGTCGACGAGTCGATGGTGACTGGTGAGTCCGTCCCCGTCGAGAAAGGCGAAGGAGACGAGGTGGTCGGCTCGACGATCAACGAAAACGGCGTGCTCGTCGTGGAAGCGACGAAGGTCGGAAAGGACACCGCCCTCCAGCAGATCGTCCAGACTGTCAAGGAGGCGCAGTCGCGCCAGCCGGACATTCAGAATCTTGCCGACCGCATCTCTGCGTACTTCGTGCCTGCAGTCATCGCGAACGCAGTTCTCTGGGGAATCGTCTGGTACCTGTTCCCCGAGGTCCTTGCGGGCTTCGTTGATGCGCTGCCGCTATGGGGTCTCGTCGCGGGTGGTCCCGTCGCCGCTGGCGGTGTCTCAATCTTCGAGTTTGCGATAATCGTGTTCGCCTCGTCCGTACTGATCGCCTGTCCATGTGCGCTGGGGCTGGCGACGCCCGCGGCCACCATGGTCGGGACGACCATCGGTGCACAGCACGGCGTCCTGTTCAAAGGTGGCGACATCCTTGAACGCGCGAAGGACGTCGACACCGTCGTCTTCGACAAGACTGGAACGCTCACCGAAGGCCAGATGGAACTGACCGATGTGGTGGTCTTTGATGGCGAGGGCCAGCCCGTCGCCGATGGTGGCGATCCTGCCGTAGACGGTGGCCAGCTAACCACGCACGATCAACTCAGCGAGGATGACGTGTTGCGACTCGCAGCCACGGCTGAGAGCGGGAGCGAACACCCGCTCGCCCGTGCGATTGTCGATGGGGCCGAAGATCGCGGTATCGATGTGACTGACCCCGACGACTTCGAGAACGTCCCTGGACACGGTATCATAGCGACCGTGAGCAACAGCGAGGTGCTGGTCGGTAATCGAAAACTCCTCCGTGACAACGGAATCGACCCTTCGCCGGCCGAGGACACGATGGAGCGCCTCGAAAACGAGGGCAAAACGGCGATGCTAGTCGCATACGAGGGCAAACTCGTCGGCGTGGTCGCCGATGCCGACACGGTCAAAGAGAGTGCGAAGGACGCCGTGAGCCAACTGCAGGAGCGTAGAGTCGACGTGATGATGATCACCGGCGACAACGAGCGCACCGCCCGTGCTGTCGCCGAACAGGTCGGCATCGACCCCGAGAACGTCCGTGCCGAAGTCCTCCCCGAAGACAAGTCCAATGCTGTCGAGGCGATTCAAAACGATGGACGCAAAGCAATGATGGTCGGTGACGGCGTCAACGACGCTCCGGCACTCGCGGTCGCGTACGTTGGCACGGCTATCGGCAGCGGGACGGACGTCGCCATCGAAGCGGCGGACGTTACGCTGATGCGTGACGATCCGTTGGATGTCGTGAAGGCAATCCGCATCTCGGATGCGACGCTCGTGAAGATCAAGCAGAACCTCGTGTGGGCGCTGGGCTACAACACGGCGATGATTCCGCTGGCCTCGCTCGGCCTGCTCCAGCCCGTCCTCGCCGCCGGCGCGATGGCCTTCTCCAGCGTGTCGGTGCTCTCGAACAGCCTGCTGTTCCGCCGGTACACCCCCGACCACGACTACGAACTGCTGGGCTGGTTCCGATAG
- a CDS encoding AsnC family transcriptional regulator, with protein sequence MRELDETDLEILQLLQSNARRAYSDIADVVGLSAPAVSDRVAKMQDMGVINRFTLDIDRSQLQKGIPVLLTLDVAREGPDVSALRSTLLDDGAVEHVFTSADGELIVYARVPDNDVSSWLADTVAQDAIADVEVTLLAAADWSPDLGGAEFALTCAQCENTVDSEGTAVRIDGELYQFCCQSCEARFTEKYEQLQQGAD encoded by the coding sequence ATGCGCGAACTTGACGAAACTGACCTCGAAATCCTTCAGTTGCTGCAATCGAACGCACGTCGGGCCTACAGTGACATCGCAGATGTCGTCGGACTCTCAGCACCCGCCGTTTCGGACCGGGTAGCAAAGATGCAGGACATGGGCGTAATCAATCGTTTTACGCTCGATATCGACCGCTCACAGCTTCAGAAGGGCATCCCAGTGTTACTCACTCTCGATGTAGCTCGGGAGGGTCCAGACGTTTCCGCGCTTCGGAGTACCTTGCTTGATGATGGGGCAGTGGAACACGTGTTCACCTCGGCCGACGGTGAACTGATAGTGTACGCTCGGGTACCTGACAACGACGTTTCGAGCTGGCTCGCTGATACCGTGGCCCAAGATGCAATCGCTGATGTCGAGGTGACGCTTCTTGCGGCGGCTGATTGGTCCCCAGACCTTGGCGGGGCAGAGTTCGCGCTCACCTGCGCCCAGTGTGAGAATACGGTCGACAGCGAGGGGACTGCCGTTCGAATCGACGGGGAGTTGTATCAGTTCTGTTGTCAGTCGTGTGAAGCCCGGTTTACCGAGAAGTACGAACAGCTTCAGCAGGGAGCTGATTGA
- a CDS encoding heavy-metal-associated domain-containing protein, translating into MATTITVEGMTCGHCEQTVEEAVEEVSGVTGAAADRDAEQVTVEGDTDVSSLVEAVEDAGYTAQV; encoded by the coding sequence ATGGCCACCACTATCACCGTCGAAGGGATGACCTGCGGACACTGTGAACAGACAGTCGAAGAAGCGGTAGAGGAAGTCTCCGGAGTCACAGGTGCCGCCGCCGATCGAGACGCCGAACAGGTCACTGTCGAGGGGGACACTGACGTATCGAGTCTCGTGGAGGCCGTCGAAGATGCGGGATACACCGCGCAGGTCTGA
- a CDS encoding copper-translocating P-type ATPase, giving the protein MFRRRFFVSTLLSIPVLLYSPFIQGALGFSSPTFPGSTWITPVFAVVVFAYGGVPFLKMAVPELKDRSPGMMTLISMAIVVAFLYSVASLFIPGTTPFFWELVTLIDIMLLGHWIEMRSVRAASGALDELAKLMPDTAERVTESGETEEVHVSELQDGDVLLVRPGASVPADGEVVEGASSVDESMITGESRPVDKEEGSDVVAGTVNQDGSLRVRVTKTGDDTTLAGIMRLVEDAQQSKSKTQLLADRASGWLFYAALGVAAITGVAWVIAVGLNIAVLERVVTVLVIACPHALGLAVPLVVAINTSTAARNGILIRDRIAMEEARNLDTVMFDKTGTLTKGEQGVVGVETADSWTEEEAFEVAAGVEGDSEHMIARAIRTAAEERGVKRASVSNFENLRGLGVKATVEGKLVHLGGPNLIEKLGIDRPSSMASFADEAGSNAQTVIYLIQDESEVVAAFALADVIREESRQTIDALHTMDIEVAMLTGDSEDVAKAVSEELGIDQYFAEVLPEEKDTKVEQLQSEGKLVAMVGDGVNDAPALTRADVGIAIGSGTDVAIESGDIILVENNPRDVVRLIKLSKASYRKMQENLVWATGYNVFALPLAAGVLAPIGILLSPAIGAVFMSLSTVIVAINARRLRGVDLS; this is encoded by the coding sequence ATGTTCCGCCGTCGGTTCTTCGTCTCGACATTGCTGTCGATACCCGTCCTCCTCTACAGCCCGTTCATTCAGGGGGCGCTCGGATTCTCTTCGCCGACTTTTCCCGGGAGCACCTGGATAACGCCTGTCTTCGCGGTGGTCGTATTCGCTTACGGTGGCGTTCCGTTCCTCAAGATGGCGGTTCCCGAGCTGAAAGACCGATCACCGGGGATGATGACGCTCATCTCGATGGCGATCGTCGTCGCATTTCTCTATTCCGTCGCCAGCCTATTCATTCCCGGTACGACGCCGTTCTTCTGGGAATTGGTCACGCTGATAGACATCATGCTGCTCGGTCACTGGATCGAAATGCGGTCGGTGCGAGCCGCCTCCGGTGCGCTCGACGAACTGGCCAAACTCATGCCCGATACTGCCGAGCGAGTCACCGAGAGTGGCGAGACCGAGGAGGTACACGTCTCGGAACTTCAGGACGGAGACGTACTACTCGTCCGACCTGGAGCGAGTGTGCCAGCCGACGGCGAAGTCGTCGAGGGGGCCTCTTCGGTCGACGAGTCGATGATTACGGGGGAATCGCGACCCGTGGACAAAGAGGAAGGTTCTGATGTCGTCGCTGGGACGGTCAACCAAGACGGGAGCCTCCGTGTCCGCGTGACGAAAACGGGCGACGATACCACACTCGCCGGCATCATGCGGCTCGTCGAGGATGCCCAGCAGTCGAAGTCAAAGACACAGCTGCTCGCCGACCGGGCGTCCGGTTGGCTGTTCTACGCCGCTTTGGGTGTGGCGGCTATCACGGGTGTGGCATGGGTCATTGCGGTGGGGCTGAACATCGCCGTACTGGAACGCGTCGTCACGGTGCTCGTCATCGCCTGTCCACATGCACTCGGTCTGGCCGTCCCGCTCGTCGTCGCAATCAACACGTCAACGGCCGCCCGAAACGGGATACTCATCCGCGACCGCATCGCCATGGAGGAAGCCCGGAACCTGGACACGGTGATGTTCGATAAGACCGGGACGCTCACCAAGGGTGAGCAAGGTGTCGTCGGGGTCGAAACAGCTGATAGCTGGACCGAAGAAGAAGCGTTCGAGGTCGCTGCTGGCGTGGAAGGCGACTCTGAGCACATGATTGCCCGTGCCATTCGGACTGCCGCCGAAGAACGTGGCGTCAAGCGAGCGAGCGTCTCGAACTTCGAGAATCTCCGTGGTCTCGGGGTCAAAGCAACCGTAGAAGGCAAGCTAGTCCATCTTGGCGGTCCCAACCTAATCGAGAAGCTCGGCATCGACAGACCATCGTCGATGGCTTCCTTTGCCGATGAGGCCGGCTCAAACGCCCAGACAGTTATCTACCTCATCCAAGACGAATCCGAGGTCGTCGCTGCGTTCGCGCTGGCGGACGTCATCCGGGAGGAAAGCAGACAGACTATCGACGCGCTGCACACGATGGACATCGAGGTGGCGATGTTGACCGGTGACTCCGAAGACGTCGCGAAGGCCGTCTCCGAAGAACTCGGTATCGACCAGTACTTCGCTGAAGTGCTCCCCGAGGAGAAAGACACGAAAGTCGAACAACTCCAATCCGAGGGAAAACTGGTGGCAATGGTCGGCGATGGCGTCAACGATGCGCCGGCGCTGACCAGGGCAGACGTCGGGATCGCCATCGGGTCCGGTACCGACGTAGCAATCGAGTCGGGTGACATCATCCTCGTCGAGAACAACCCCCGCGACGTCGTTCGACTCATCAAACTCTCGAAGGCCAGCTACCGGAAGATGCAGGAGAACCTCGTGTGGGCGACCGGTTACAACGTATTCGCATTACCTCTCGCAGCCGGCGTCCTCGCACCGATAGGTATTCTCCTGTCGCCAGCCATCGGCGCGGTGTTCATGTCGCTGTCGACGGTCATCGTCGCTATCAATGCCCGCAGACTCCGCGGAGTCGATCTCTCGTGA
- a CDS encoding class I SAM-dependent methyltransferase, which translates to MIDAFRQWAFDRRDHTHSQRVYDWWSRHDRVYAAFVAAFLLGRTGEFRDRTVAALSLDPGDTVLDVGCGPGPNFERLADVVGPTGTIVGVDASPGMVKRAKERGEQLDCEVEVLRADARRLPLANDRFDGVCATLSLSAMGDIEAVVAGISDVLLPGGRIAVLDARSFQTAPLRWLNPLIEGISAYITNWYPEAPIVQSVEDMFAEVSIETFHGETVYVVTAKKGG; encoded by the coding sequence GTGATTGACGCGTTTCGCCAGTGGGCCTTCGACCGTCGCGACCACACGCACAGCCAGCGCGTCTACGACTGGTGGAGCCGACACGACCGGGTGTACGCCGCCTTCGTCGCGGCCTTTCTTCTTGGCCGCACGGGCGAATTTCGCGACCGGACGGTCGCCGCCCTCTCGCTGGACCCCGGTGATACCGTCCTCGATGTTGGATGTGGGCCCGGTCCAAACTTTGAGCGTCTTGCCGACGTCGTTGGGCCAACTGGAACTATCGTGGGCGTCGACGCCAGCCCCGGCATGGTCAAGCGGGCGAAGGAACGCGGTGAACAGTTGGACTGTGAAGTCGAAGTACTTCGAGCCGACGCTAGGAGACTGCCACTGGCGAATGACCGCTTCGATGGGGTGTGCGCGACACTCTCCTTGAGCGCGATGGGCGATATCGAGGCAGTCGTAGCGGGAATATCCGACGTTTTGCTGCCCGGGGGACGCATCGCAGTTCTCGACGCTCGGTCGTTCCAGACTGCACCGCTTCGCTGGCTCAACCCGCTCATCGAAGGCATCTCTGCATATATTACTAACTGGTATCCAGAGGCCCCAATCGTCCAGTCAGTCGAAGATATGTTCGCGGAGGTCTCCATCGAGACATTTCACGGGGAGACGGTCTATGTAGTGACAGCGAAGAAGGGTGGATGA
- a CDS encoding CopG family ribbon-helix-helix protein, whose product MRTSFNIPDEIVAEFDQVWQEEGLDNRSRAVREAMQEYIEAHSQLEAVTGEVVALIGFDYRHHDVIQELHGIQHEYQDVILNTGHTHQGEWCLESLFCRGDVDRVRELTYRLRDFDGVQRVKIMVIRDEET is encoded by the coding sequence ATGCGGACCAGTTTCAATATCCCGGACGAGATCGTCGCGGAGTTCGACCAAGTCTGGCAGGAAGAGGGTCTCGACAATCGTTCGCGGGCAGTGAGAGAAGCCATGCAGGAGTACATCGAGGCACATTCTCAGCTCGAAGCGGTAACCGGCGAAGTCGTTGCACTCATCGGGTTCGATTATCGCCACCACGACGTGATACAGGAGTTGCATGGGATCCAACATGAGTATCAAGACGTGATTCTCAACACCGGTCACACCCATCAGGGAGAGTGGTGTCTGGAATCGCTGTTCTGTCGCGGGGATGTCGACCGTGTCCGTGAGCTGACGTACCGACTCCGGGATTTCGATGGTGTCCAGCGAGTGAAGATAATGGTCATCCGAGACGAGGAAACCTGA
- a CDS encoding type II CAAX prenyl endopeptidase Rce1 family protein, protein MMSIVRSTNDALRISALRTLSPELKTVVAIGAYGAWTAITWLLEGRIQTLLRPDAVADRLLYTSVANVLVGTVLSLVLVREFVAAGFTTREQLGLRSLRRTVSAVIFGGLLGIGLYMFQQPPTADPIVVLNVFAQVLPVSIAELVVCWALVGGSVAALLRHRRLNPTLADGIALVISAVLFGVYHFAHSPPFNTAEMVGSLTVVGIGTGLIYFVGGAFYGALVFHNCMALFGIISSLAVSGQLNTYQEPRVALIATAIVSFVLLVAVERLFVRPPLSSDSGNSRG, encoded by the coding sequence ATGATGTCTATTGTTCGCTCAACGAACGACGCATTACGTATTTCGGCTCTTCGGACGCTATCTCCCGAATTGAAGACGGTCGTCGCAATAGGTGCCTACGGGGCATGGACGGCAATCACGTGGCTGTTAGAAGGGCGAATCCAAACGTTACTCCGTCCAGACGCAGTGGCGGATAGGCTCCTGTACACGAGCGTGGCTAACGTTCTTGTCGGCACCGTCCTCTCATTGGTTCTGGTCCGGGAGTTCGTCGCAGCCGGGTTCACTACCCGCGAGCAACTCGGATTGCGGTCACTCCGTCGGACGGTTAGCGCAGTTATTTTTGGCGGACTTCTCGGCATCGGTCTCTACATGTTTCAACAGCCGCCGACCGCCGATCCAATCGTGGTGCTAAACGTTTTCGCGCAGGTACTACCGGTTTCGATTGCCGAGCTTGTCGTGTGCTGGGCCCTCGTCGGTGGCAGCGTAGCCGCCCTGTTACGTCATCGTCGTCTGAATCCAACACTCGCAGACGGAATTGCACTCGTTATCTCTGCGGTGCTCTTCGGTGTGTACCACTTCGCACACAGCCCACCGTTCAACACGGCCGAGATGGTCGGAAGTCTCACAGTCGTAGGGATTGGAACGGGGCTCATCTACTTCGTTGGCGGAGCGTTCTACGGCGCGCTCGTGTTCCACAACTGCATGGCGCTGTTCGGTATTATTTCCTCTCTCGCAGTGAGCGGACAGCTCAACACATACCAGGAGCCACGCGTGGCTCTCATAGCGACGGCGATAGTCTCATTTGTCCTTCTAGTCGCCGTCGAACGCCTGTTTGTCAGGCCGCCGCTGTCAAGCGACTCGGGGAATTCGAGAGGATGA
- a CDS encoding recombinase family protein, whose amino-acid sequence MSKTGALDVVVVHELSRLSRLGAGEIHDFLEFCLSHETGIQDLEVGLEISLEDDLVDRAVSQLIAGVMGDLARVEHKQKLRRIQSGIDAAKEAGRWTGRPPAGFDVEDGYLQVNADEFLTIRRALERVGQGYTYTEAADGTPVAESTLRALYDNRRSLYFYAEAKDERLQAAAQDLEPLEEPDISTETSIPERQIRKIVRDEICRHQQ is encoded by the coding sequence ATATCGAAGACGGGGGCCCTAGACGTCGTCGTTGTCCACGAACTCTCACGTCTTTCTCGACTCGGCGCCGGCGAAATCCACGACTTCCTCGAATTCTGTCTCAGCCACGAAACGGGTATCCAAGATTTAGAAGTCGGACTCGAAATCAGCCTTGAGGATGACCTCGTCGACAGAGCGGTGAGTCAGCTTATCGCCGGTGTGATGGGTGACCTCGCCCGGGTTGAGCACAAACAGAAGCTCCGCCGGATTCAATCAGGTATTGACGCTGCGAAAGAGGCCGGCCGATGGACGGGGCGGCCGCCAGCTGGGTTCGATGTCGAAGACGGCTATCTCCAGGTCAACGCTGACGAGTTCCTGACTATTCGACGTGCGCTTGAACGCGTTGGGCAAGGCTACACCTACACTGAAGCAGCTGACGGAACACCTGTTGCCGAGTCAACGTTGCGGGCGCTCTACGACAACCGTCGCAGCCTCTATTTCTACGCCGAAGCTAAAGATGAGCGGCTCCAAGCCGCCGCACAAGATCTTGAACCACTTGAAGAGCCAGACATCTCCACTGAAACAAGTATTCCAGAACGCCAAATTCGAAAAATCGTTCGTGATGAGATATGTCGCCATCAGCAGTAG
- a CDS encoding transcriptional regulator: MPTLKVTVGERDRLDRRTRSRIKAAQEGQDLEDAQPVLNFESYSALSRLLSPKNLELLESISDHGPESIREAAELVDRDYKQVHRNLTELESIGVIEFEGGGSGQAKKPLLTYDGLEIDIPFADSSDNIGAAAP, encoded by the coding sequence ATGCCAACGCTCAAAGTCACCGTCGGTGAACGCGACCGTCTCGATCGTCGTACCCGCAGCCGCATCAAGGCTGCACAGGAAGGTCAGGATCTTGAGGACGCCCAACCGGTATTAAACTTCGAATCGTACTCCGCACTTAGTCGACTCCTCAGTCCAAAGAATCTGGAACTGTTAGAGTCAATTTCAGATCACGGCCCCGAAAGTATTCGCGAGGCCGCTGAACTTGTCGACCGAGACTACAAACAGGTCCATCGGAATCTCACTGAACTCGAATCAATCGGTGTGATTGAGTTCGAAGGAGGGGGCTCCGGGCAGGCAAAAAAACCATTGTTGACCTACGATGGGCTCGAAATCGATATCCCGTTTGCTGATTCGAGTGATAATATCGGTGCTGCTGCCCCGTGA
- a CDS encoding toxin-antitoxin system TumE family protein has product MASYTTIEDWRDVEDGYVVAVTIRQTDDEKYPCGWDYSLHLGEVGGETIIRYDNAHERQKGHERHTQTDTEYIEFPGMLTLYDRFKQEAEELSPVSWNW; this is encoded by the coding sequence ATGGCGTCCTATACGACAATCGAAGACTGGCGCGATGTCGAAGACGGCTACGTTGTTGCAGTGACCATCCGACAGACTGACGATGAGAAGTACCCCTGTGGTTGGGACTACAGCCTGCACCTCGGCGAAGTTGGTGGCGAGACCATCATTCGATACGACAACGCTCACGAACGACAGAAAGGACACGAGCGCCACACCCAGACCGATACCGAATATATCGAGTTCCCCGGGATGCTCACGCTGTACGACCGGTTCAAGCAAGAAGCCGAAGAACTGTCGCCGGTCTCATGGAATTGGTAA